In Acidobacteriota bacterium, a genomic segment contains:
- a CDS encoding M20/M25/M40 family metallo-hydrolase, producing the protein MSHTRKRRPSATGLVVPLFTFVLLAPASIKPDYAAQAQQGVISTQEEIARDLALAPCNDLERLNAVKALFLKMGAREDELNVEKLDGVENLVLRKKGTSTGTIIVGAHYDKVADGCGAIDNWTGIVALAHIFRSLKDYPIQKSLVFVAFGKEEQGLLGSKAMAKAIKKEEADGYCAMVNIDSLGMGGLEVIENLSSGLLIKRAVDLAKRMKLPLGRANLNFADADSSSFISKKIPAITIAGISNGWEAILHSVGDQVKRVHVPSVYVGYRFALALVAELHELPCGVGRK; encoded by the coding sequence TTGAGCCATACGAGAAAGCGACGACCATCTGCTACGGGTCTGGTCGTCCCGCTCTTCACCTTCGTCTTGCTGGCGCCCGCCTCGATAAAGCCGGACTACGCCGCTCAGGCTCAACAAGGTGTTATTTCCACTCAGGAGGAAATTGCTCGCGACCTCGCTCTCGCTCCATGCAATGACTTAGAACGATTGAATGCCGTTAAGGCTCTGTTCTTGAAGATGGGCGCTCGCGAGGACGAACTAAACGTCGAAAAACTGGATGGCGTTGAGAATCTCGTCTTACGTAAGAAGGGCACCTCCACCGGCACTATAATCGTGGGTGCGCACTACGACAAAGTCGCGGACGGATGCGGCGCGATCGACAACTGGACCGGCATTGTCGCGTTGGCTCACATATTCAGAAGCCTCAAAGATTATCCAATCCAAAAAAGCCTGGTCTTTGTGGCCTTCGGAAAAGAAGAGCAAGGACTGCTTGGTTCCAAGGCAATGGCGAAAGCGATCAAGAAGGAAGAAGCGGACGGCTATTGCGCTATGGTCAACATTGACAGTCTGGGAATGGGGGGCCTCGAGGTTATCGAAAACCTGTCAAGCGGATTGCTGATCAAACGAGCAGTCGATTTAGCAAAACGAATGAAGCTTCCGTTGGGGCGAGCCAACCTTAACTTCGCCGACGCGGATTCCAGTTCGTTTATCTCGAAGAAGATACCCGCGATTACGATAGCCGGTATCTCGAATGGCTGGGAGGCAATTCTCCATAGTGTCGGCGACCAGGTGAAACGAGTCCACGTGCCGAGCGTCTACGTAGGGTATCGGTTCGCGTTGGCACTGGTCGCTGAACTGCACGAGCTTCCGTGCGGCGTCGGTAGGAAGTAA
- a CDS encoding hemolysin family protein — MTVLLKLAAVFMLVLANAFFVGAEFALVSLRRSRVATLMAEGHKRARLLLRITEDLTGYISACQVGITLASLALGWIGQNTIAQLLNPVTDLILSAVASKVAAHSTAVALAFVVITYLHLLLGELVPKAFALERTEKIALAVARPMEIFYRVFKAPIWSINRSGVLILRWMGLRATAEHAAAYSEEELRHLVGLSHKSGHLIEDERQLIYNVFDFTEATVESVMVPRTEIEALDAELSPAEMLDVFEQTRYSRMPIYRDSLDNIIGIVLHKDLSRAVRRGGAVSFEEFVRTPVFIPTNVKLNDALRMLRRSSEHMALVVDEHGGVEGLVTLEDLLEEIVGDIRDEHDEAAARQIVEQPDGTYNVRGNLSIRDANKRLALNLPESDSYHTIAGFMMARAGRLLKRGESVEYNGLKLTVQSTARNRIVETKIERVKEETVPSAAS; from the coding sequence TTGACTGTCCTCCTCAAGCTGGCCGCTGTTTTTATGCTGGTGCTGGCCAACGCTTTCTTTGTCGGCGCCGAGTTCGCACTGGTCAGCCTCAGGCGATCGCGGGTGGCTACCCTGATGGCGGAGGGACACAAGCGCGCGCGGCTCCTGCTGCGCATCACGGAAGATCTGACTGGTTACATTTCCGCGTGCCAGGTTGGTATCACCCTCGCAAGTCTTGCGCTCGGATGGATCGGCCAGAACACCATCGCACAGCTGCTTAACCCGGTGACGGATTTGATTCTGTCCGCCGTCGCATCCAAAGTCGCTGCGCATTCGACCGCAGTCGCGCTCGCGTTTGTCGTGATAACCTACCTGCACCTTTTGCTCGGCGAATTGGTGCCTAAGGCGTTTGCGCTCGAACGAACCGAGAAGATAGCGCTCGCGGTAGCGCGCCCGATGGAGATCTTCTACCGCGTCTTCAAAGCCCCCATCTGGTCGATCAACCGATCCGGGGTTCTGATCCTGCGTTGGATGGGATTGCGAGCTACCGCCGAACACGCCGCCGCATACAGCGAGGAAGAGTTGCGCCACCTCGTCGGGCTCAGCCACAAGAGCGGCCACCTGATCGAAGACGAGCGGCAGTTGATCTACAACGTTTTTGATTTCACCGAAGCGACAGTCGAAAGCGTAATGGTGCCGCGCACCGAGATCGAAGCTCTGGATGCCGAACTCAGTCCCGCCGAGATGCTCGACGTGTTCGAGCAAACTCGTTACTCGCGCATGCCGATTTATCGCGACTCGCTCGACAACATCATCGGCATCGTGCTGCACAAGGATCTGAGCCGCGCGGTTCGACGAGGCGGTGCTGTAAGCTTCGAAGAGTTTGTCAGGACTCCCGTCTTTATTCCGACAAACGTGAAGCTCAACGACGCGCTTCGCATGTTGCGCCGCTCGAGCGAGCACATGGCCCTCGTAGTCGACGAACACGGGGGAGTGGAAGGACTGGTCACGCTCGAAGACTTGCTCGAAGAGATCGTCGGCGACATTCGCGACGAGCACGATGAAGCCGCGGCGCGCCAGATCGTCGAACAGCCCGACGGCACTTACAACGTACGCGGCAATCTTTCGATCAGAGACGCGAACAAACGGCTAGCGTTGAATCTGCCCGAGTCCGACAGTTATCACACGATAGCCGGATTCATGATGGCGCGCGCGGGCAGGCTGTTGAAGCGCGGCGAGAGCGTCGAGTACAACGGTCTGAAGCTGACGGTCCAATCGACGGCTCGAAACCGGATAGTTGAGACTAAGATCGAAAGGGTGAAAGAAGAAACCGTCCCGTCTGCCGCGAGCTGA
- the glpK gene encoding glycerol kinase GlpK yields MSQQYILALDQGTTSSRAILFDRQGRATSVAQQEFEQLYPQPGWVEHRPEDIWSSQLNAAHVVLRESDVKPDQIAAIGITNQRETTIIWDRETGEPIHNAIVWQCRRTAEDCDHMRSEGLAPLFQQRTGLVLDAYFSGTKVRWLLDHVPGARELAARGRLAFGTVDSWLIWKLTGGRIHATDPSNASRTLLFNIERGEWDDELLAALDVPREVLPHVVPSSAMIGETDPSLFGRAIPIAGNAGDQQAALFGQVCTIPGMSKNTYGTGCFMLLNTGKELVRSKSNLLTTIAWQIDSEPIEYALEGSVFIAGAAIQWLRDGLKIIDSAADTEAMATSVEDNGGVYFVPAFVGLGAPHWDQYARGTIVGLTRGSTREHIARAALESIAYQTSDVLRCMRDDSGIDLTELRVDGGAVRNDFLMQFQSDILGIPVVRPANTETTAAGAAFLAGLAVDFWSSTSELSELWQREKTFEPRMSESERNRLLSEWTRAIGRARNWVNGG; encoded by the coding sequence ATGAGTCAACAGTACATCCTCGCGCTCGATCAAGGAACAACCAGCTCACGCGCGATTCTATTCGACCGTCAGGGCCGCGCGACCTCCGTCGCGCAACAAGAATTCGAGCAGCTTTACCCGCAACCCGGTTGGGTCGAACACCGGCCTGAAGACATCTGGTCTTCCCAGCTCAACGCCGCCCACGTTGTCTTGAGAGAATCGGATGTTAAGCCTGACCAGATCGCAGCCATCGGCATCACCAATCAGCGCGAGACGACGATTATATGGGATCGCGAGACCGGCGAACCGATTCACAACGCCATCGTGTGGCAGTGCCGGCGCACCGCTGAAGACTGCGATCACATGCGAAGCGAGGGGCTGGCGCCGCTCTTTCAACAACGCACTGGCCTCGTGCTGGACGCGTATTTTTCAGGCACAAAGGTGCGCTGGCTGCTCGATCACGTTCCCGGCGCGCGAGAACTGGCCGCCCGAGGCAGACTCGCTTTTGGGACGGTGGACTCGTGGTTGATATGGAAGCTCACCGGCGGCCGCATTCACGCGACCGATCCGTCGAATGCCAGCCGCACTCTGCTCTTCAACATCGAACGCGGAGAATGGGATGATGAACTGCTCGCCGCGCTCGATGTGCCCCGCGAAGTGCTCCCACACGTCGTTCCATCGAGCGCGATGATAGGCGAAACGGACCCCTCGTTGTTCGGCCGCGCGATACCAATTGCGGGCAATGCCGGCGACCAGCAAGCGGCGTTGTTCGGACAGGTCTGCACGATACCCGGCATGTCAAAGAACACTTACGGCACGGGCTGTTTCATGCTGCTCAACACCGGCAAGGAGCTTGTAAGATCTAAGAGCAACCTGCTGACTACGATCGCGTGGCAGATCGACAGCGAGCCGATCGAATACGCGCTCGAGGGCAGCGTGTTTATCGCGGGCGCGGCAATCCAATGGCTGCGCGACGGGCTCAAAATCATCGACTCCGCAGCCGACACCGAAGCGATGGCCACCAGCGTTGAAGACAACGGCGGCGTTTATTTTGTTCCGGCGTTCGTCGGACTGGGCGCGCCGCACTGGGACCAATACGCCCGCGGGACAATAGTCGGTCTGACGCGCGGCTCGACGCGAGAGCACATCGCGCGCGCGGCTCTCGAATCAATCGCGTATCAGACAAGCGACGTGTTGCGGTGCATGCGTGACGACTCGGGAATCGATCTGACCGAGCTTCGAGTAGACGGCGGCGCGGTGCGCAATGACTTCCTGATGCAGTTTCAATCAGACATATTGGGAATCCCGGTGGTGCGTCCCGCTAACACGGAAACAACCGCGGCAGGCGCGGCGTTTCTTGCGGGGCTCGCGGTTGACTTCTGGTCGAGCACAAGTGAACTGAGCGAGTTGTGGCAGCGAGAGAAGACGTTCGAGCCACGGATGTCGGAATCGGAGCGCAATCGTTTGCTTTCGGAATGGACTCGCGCAATCGGGCGCGCGAGGAATTGGGTGAATGGCGGCTGA